From Thalassovita sp.:
GTTTAAGACGCCGCCGACTCCACAGCCTTACAGATCTGGGTGATCACCGCATCCAGCTTGCCCTGATCGTTGGCTTCGCCCATCACACGGATCAGCGGCTCGGTGCCCGATTTGCGGATCAGCAGGCGACCATCGCCGTTCAGCTGCTTTTCACCATCAGCAATCGCCTGCTGGACCTGATCCGCCTCCAGCGGGGTTTTGCCCGCGGCGTAGCGCACGTTGCGCAGGATCTGCGGTACCGGGGTGAACACCTGCGCCAATTCGCTGGCTTTCTTGCCGGTTTCCACCATCGCCTTCATGAATTGCAGACCGGCAATCAGGCCATCACCGGTGGTGGCGTAATCGGTCATGACGATATGGCCGGATTGCTCACCACCCAGCGCAAAACCGTTTTTACGCATGCTTTCAACAACATAACGGTCGCCAACCGCGGTGCGCTCCAGATGGATGCCTTCATCCCGCAGGAAGTTTTCCATGCCAAGGTTCGACATCACAGTGGCCACCAGCGTGTCGCCCTTCAGCCGGCCTTCGCGCTTCCAGGAAGAGGCGATCAGCGCCATGATCTGGTCGCCATCGGCCTGTTCGCCGTTTTCGTCCAGAATGATCACACGATCCGCATCGCCATCCAGACAGATGCCCAGATTGGCCCGCACTTCGCGCACTTTGGCCGCCGCAGTCGCGGTGCTGGTTGAGCCGCAGTTTTCGTTGATGTTGTGGCCATTTGGGTTCACGCCCACCGGGATCACCTCGGCGCCCAGTTCCCACAGGACGGCAGGCGCGGCTTTATAGGCGGCACCATTGGCGCAATCCAGCACCACGCGCAGCCCATCCAGACGCAGCGAATTGGGGAAGGTGGTCTTGGCATATTCCACATAGCGACCCAGAGCATCATCAATCCGCTTGGCGCGGCCAATGTTCTGGGGGGCCGCCAGTTCCACGCCTTCGTTCAGCAGGCGCTCGATCTCAACTTCGGCCTCATCCGACAGCTTGAAACCATCTGGACCAAAGAATTTGATGCCGTTGTCATAGGCCGGGTTGTGGCTGGCCGAGATCATGACGCCCACATCGGCACGCATGGAATGGGTTAGAAACCCAACCGCCGGTGTTGGCATCGGCCCCAGCAGCAGAACGTTCATCCCCGTGGAGGTAAACCCAGCCGTCAGCGCGTTTTCCAGCATGTAGCCCGACAGGCGCGTGTCTTTGCCGATCACCACCCGGTGTTCCTGCTGATCGCGGCGGAAATAACGCCCGGCAGCTGCACCCAGCCGCATCGCCAGTTCGGCTGTCATTGGGGGGGTATTGGTCAGTCCGCGCACCCCATCGGTGCCAAAAAGAGAGCGTTTGGTCACTGCAACAACCTTCGGTCTATGATTAATTAACGCCTTCCTAAGCAGCCGCGCGACAGCTGTCCAGCGCCTCGGCAGAAACGCGCCGGAATGCGCTGGAGCTTTGTTTCAAAGCGTTACAGCCCTGCTTGCGTCTGCTGCTGAGGCCAAATGACAAAAGGCCGACCTCAATGGATCGGCCCCTGTCCCAGTCACCCCCAAGATCCACCCGTGGAACGGATGACGGTTGCGGGGGTTATACCGGCTTTGCCCCCCTACCCCAAACGGCAAGTGCAGACAAAACGGTTAAAATTCAGCGGGATAACCCGAGCCCTCAACCGTAGATCGCTTCTTTGCCGAAGTGTTTGACCAGCATGTAGTAGACAACCGCGCGGTATTTGTTCCGCTCGGACCGGCCATAGGTTTCGATCACGTTATCAATGGCTTCCATCAGCTGCGGGCCATCCTCCAGCGCCAATTTGCGGATGAGGAAGTTGTTTTTCACAGTCTCCAGCTCACTCGGCTGGCTGGCCGCCACGGTCGAGGCATCGGCATCGTAAATTGCCGGACCACAGCCGATGGTTACCTTCGTTAAAAGGTCCATATCCGGCTCCATGCCGCATTTTTCCTTCAGGTCCGCCGCATATTGCGCGATCAAATCGTCCCGTTTGCCCATTGTCTTCTCCTGAATTGGGGCAAGGCCCCGTCCCAAACTATGACTGAAACGCTAGCGCCCCGCCCGCCCCGGCAAAAGGAAAACTTCGGCTATATTTTCCCCGTCAGGTTTGACCTGCCCCAACGCTACCCAAATGCCCTCTTGCGCGCTGCCCTATTTCGGTGACACTCCGCCCCCTGCAAAGAAGGAGCGGACCAATGGCAAAATGGGGCATTGTTGGATCGGGGTTCATCACCCGGGCCATGCTGGACGCAATCGCGCTGAACGAAGGCTCCACCGCGCAGTGCATATTCGGCCGCACCGCTGAAACCCGCGATGCGCTTCAGGCGGAATATGGAACCGCCCATGCCACCGACTCCTACCAGGAGCTGCTGCAAAATCCTGAGGTAGAGGCGGTCTATATCGGCCTGCCCAATCATCTGCACAAAGACTACAGCCTTGAAGCTTTGGCCGCTGGCAAGGCGGTGCTGTGTGAAAAATCGCTGACCGTCACCATGAGCGATGCCTCGGCTTTGGTGGCCGGGGCAGAAAAGGCCCAGACGTTTTTTGCCGAGGGGCTGATGTACCTGTCCCATCCCATGCATCACAAGCTGCTGGATCTGCTGCGCACCGGCCGGTTTGGTCAGCTGCGCCATGTGCAGGGGTTTTACGCCGCCGATATCTGGCAGGTGGTGAACCCTGCTGGTGGCGGCACGCTCTACAATCTTGGTTGCTACCCGGCGTCTCTATTGCATCTGGTGGTGCAGGCCATGTGTGGGGAGGATGCCTTTGCCAACCGTCAGCTACAGGCCAGCGGCAATGCCGGACATGATGGCAACCTGCGGGACACGGCTGTCACGGTGCGCTTTGACAATGGCGTTCTGGCCACGCTGCACTCCACCGATGGCTACGGCATGGCGCATGAATTTACCATCGCCACCGATCTGGGCACCCTGCGGTTTGACAGCAACCCGTGGCTGCCAGCGCCGCAGGGCAACAGTTTCACCTGGACCCCTTATGAGGGCACGCCGGAACGCTTTGTTGCAGATAGCGGATATGATGCGTTTTTCCATCAGTTACAGATGGTTGAGGCCGCAATGGCCGCTGGGGAAACGCAAGCCAAACGGCCCTCCCCCAGACTGCGGGATTCAGCTGAGATCATGCAGTTCCTGACCGATTGGCAGGCCGCCGTGACCACCTAGTTACGGCAGCGTGACCCCTTCTTTGCGGCCATGATCGGTGCGGCGGTCCAGCACCCTATCCTGGTTCGCCCAACGATCGATGATCTGATAGGCCCCCTGACACTTGGCCATCGCAATCTCCCCCGCCGCCAATTCGCCATGTCGGGTGTGCAACCGTTCGTGCCGCAACAGCGCCCGCACCATACTGTCCCAGCGCACCCGCAATTCAGGCGGCAGGTCCTCCAGCCGGGTGTGGCGCGGCATTTCAATTGTCTGGGTCACCGTGATGTCACAGCTGTCCGTCCAAGACACCCACCACTGCGCATAGGCCCAGTAGCTGCGCGGCCCCTTGCGGCGCATTTCCCGGCGCAGCCCATCTGACGTCAGCGCCGAGACATCGTAATAGGTGATCTCTTCCGTGATCTTCGGTTTCTTGCCTGTCTCAGCGCCCGCAGAAACAACAACGGCGGCCCAAAGGACCGCCGCTGTCATAACTGTAAGAACCGAAGGCTTCATCGCTCCGGCCCACCGCATCAGTAACGGTAGTGTTCCGGCTTGAACGGGCCTTCCGGGGTCACACCGATGTAGGAGGCCTGATCCGAGGTCAGCTTGGTCAGCTTGGCGCCAACTTTGGCCAGGTGCAGGGCTGCAACCTTTTCATCCAGATGTTTGGGCAGGATGTAGACTTCGTTTTCGTAGTCGTCGCCTTTGGTGAACAGTTCAATCTGGGCCAGCACCTGGTTGGTGAAGGACGCCGACATCACGAAGGACGGGTGACCGGTGGCGTTGCCGAGGTTCAGCAGACGGCCTTCGGACAGCAGAATGATCCGGTTGCCAGCAGGCATCTCGATCATGTCGACCTGTTCTTTGATGTTGGTCCACTTGTGGTTTTTCAGGGCAGCAACCTGAATTTCGTTGTCGAAGTGGCCGATGTTGCCCACGATCGCCATATCCTTCATCTCGCGCATATGCTCGATGCGGA
This genomic window contains:
- the glmM gene encoding phosphoglucosamine mutase; the protein is MTKRSLFGTDGVRGLTNTPPMTAELAMRLGAAAGRYFRRDQQEHRVVIGKDTRLSGYMLENALTAGFTSTGMNVLLLGPMPTPAVGFLTHSMRADVGVMISASHNPAYDNGIKFFGPDGFKLSDEAEVEIERLLNEGVELAAPQNIGRAKRIDDALGRYVEYAKTTFPNSLRLDGLRVVLDCANGAAYKAAPAVLWELGAEVIPVGVNPNGHNINENCGSTSTATAAAKVREVRANLGICLDGDADRVIILDENGEQADGDQIMALIASSWKREGRLKGDTLVATVMSNLGMENFLRDEGIHLERTAVGDRYVVESMRKNGFALGGEQSGHIVMTDYATTGDGLIAGLQFMKAMVETGKKASELAQVFTPVPQILRNVRYAAGKTPLEADQVQQAIADGEKQLNGDGRLLIRKSGTEPLIRVMGEANDQGKLDAVITQICKAVESAAS
- a CDS encoding DUF2853 family protein; amino-acid sequence: MGKRDDLIAQYAADLKEKCGMEPDMDLLTKVTIGCGPAIYDADASTVAASQPSELETVKNNFLIRKLALEDGPQLMEAIDNVIETYGRSERNKYRAVVYYMLVKHFGKEAIYG
- a CDS encoding Gfo/Idh/MocA family oxidoreductase gives rise to the protein MAKWGIVGSGFITRAMLDAIALNEGSTAQCIFGRTAETRDALQAEYGTAHATDSYQELLQNPEVEAVYIGLPNHLHKDYSLEALAAGKAVLCEKSLTVTMSDASALVAGAEKAQTFFAEGLMYLSHPMHHKLLDLLRTGRFGQLRHVQGFYAADIWQVVNPAGGGTLYNLGCYPASLLHLVVQAMCGEDAFANRQLQASGNAGHDGNLRDTAVTVRFDNGVLATLHSTDGYGMAHEFTIATDLGTLRFDSNPWLPAPQGNSFTWTPYEGTPERFVADSGYDAFFHQLQMVEAAMAAGETQAKRPSPRLRDSAEIMQFLTDWQAAVTT
- a CDS encoding DUF922 domain-containing protein gives rise to the protein MKPSVLTVMTAAVLWAAVVVSAGAETGKKPKITEEITYYDVSALTSDGLRREMRRKGPRSYWAYAQWWVSWTDSCDITVTQTIEMPRHTRLEDLPPELRVRWDSMVRALLRHERLHTRHGELAAGEIAMAKCQGAYQIIDRWANQDRVLDRRTDHGRKEGVTLP